The window caaatattaattaattattttattattcatgccATTAATTATctacaataattttatttatggtGCAAATTCATATCTGTCATACAAACCCATACCCTCTTGCTTTTCTCTGAATGTAATATCTTCTAATAcgaaaaaaatctgaaaaattgATAGTTGTGCTCGTTGAAATTAGAGATTAAAAACGTAAGAACAAGTTCAAAATCCTAACTTAATTGATTGGAAATAGTGATTCAATTTAAAaggaattagaattttaaaattggagAAGAAGTGTATTTGGTGGAATGATGAAAATGACATTGTTATCAAGTAACCAGAGAAACATAgcttcaattgaaaagaaaagagaagataacatGAATCTGAAACTCTGGTAGAAAAATAATTATCGATAATCACTGTATATATCATAAGGGGTAATTTACCCTTATATTTTAGAGAGAGTATGATAGAATTCacctttaaataaatattaaaaatttgaatcaTATTTTGTATATCCTACGATTTAGGTGAATTCTTCCAAACCCATGGCAATTTTGTGGGTAAGTTACCCTTGCACATGTGTCTTCATCTCAGCCGttgatcaaaaaaattttcaacttttCATTAATTGATGCATTAAATGTTTTCACACTAcattgtattttatattatttacattatACCCCGTAATGTATTTATACTTGATGCAATACGCAAATAGTTGATTTTACAAATCTCTCCCCAAATACCATACAAATCAAaaccttccccaaataccatttCAATGTGTAcagcttcttcttctacctctcaaAAGACACTTCAAAAGAACTGCTTCATTCATTCTTCAACATCACTGCTTCCTTTACCCTTCTACGAtctcacttcttcttcttctctacccTTCCTGTGGGTGATGGGTTTGATTTTTCCGGCGACCCACTCCTAAAACCTTCCCCAGATACTCCTGTAGTATCCACAGCTCCTTCATCTACCTCAGTGCTTCTTCTACCCTCCCCTTAACTTAAGCGTTTGATTTTTCCGACGACCCACTCGCAAAACATTCCCTAAATACCGCTGTAATGTCCATAACCTCTTTTTCTACCTCGTTCCTCTGATTTCAAGGTCAGTCATCGTCAGGGACAGATTTTTCCTAACCCCGTGGAAGACCCTGCCTTCTGCGTCTTCGTCCAGGGTTACGCGGGTGTCATTTTCTGTGATTTACCTTCGAAGAACGTAAGTCATCCCCTTGTTAGCAAGGTTTCGGCGACCCACGTGCAGAACGCTCTCGGAAAACCCTTGTAAGCCCTACTGCTTCTTCATCTAGGTCATtcgtttgtttttttgtttttttagccaATTTGCGTGATTTGTTCTGTTAATCACTTTCTGTAATCACCGTTCATCGAAGAAGATTGATTCAATTTCGAATGCAATAGATGATGATAGTTTTCCATGGTGGTGTTAAATGTTAATCAGATCGATGGCCAGTGATGCATGCTCCTCAAACACGAGACGAGGCATAGGGGGAGCCGGCGGACAACGGGAACTGAGATCTGGAAATGCAACCTCAAGTTCGCTGCAACCTCAGGATGTAATAGATGGTGTGGCCCCAAAATACTTCTGTGAAAAATATGCCATCAGTTATATGTCGAAGACAGACACCAACCCAAATATGTTATTTTTTGGATGCCCATTATTAAAGGTAACCACGCAATTCTTTATGTATGAGAACTAAGATTAtgctaaaatttgattaaaatttgaattttctgGAATGGAGCTTTAGACTCTATATTTTGGTTATTCTCCACCCTGCTCAAGTTGTTGTGGATGTGATTTTGAATTGTTGGGAATTGCATGCCTATTGGTTATGAAAATGATTTGACTTTGTTATTGATTTGATGTTAAATTGGGTTGATTTTGTATATGATTTGATATTGGTGCTGGTTAATTTTGATGAATGACTGAGAATTGGGAAAAAGTTGATTTATTCAAAATAGATCTACCTAGATTAAAAATCATGATTGTGACAAGAATTGACTTGGTACCTGATCTGATATTAAAAATGGATGCTAAAATTTGAAAGGATTTTGTAGATGTAGAATCTAGGGATTAATTACAGTGACGTACATGAATTAGATTGAATTGGAGTATTTTGTAACCCCTTACATTAATTGTGTTCTATTCGTTGTAGGTGACAGAAGCACATTGCAAGTTCTTTCTCTGGGTTGATGACCACATTGTTAGGGTCAGAGCGGGGGAGGCTACAAGGGGATCGGGTGACGGGAAGCAGAGTGATGTTGGAAAACATTTGGGAATGGATAACTTGATAGACCATGTGGAGGAAAGAATAGCAAAACTAGAGAAGCTGCTGAACAAGAAAAGTAGAGAAGCAGAGTTGAGGAAAAAGGCTAGAGAAGCAGCTGCAAGAGACATGGAGGCTTCATCAACAACGTCTATTGATTAGCTGCAAACCAGAACCCGAAGCACCTCGATTAGGTTCAGAAACTTAAGAATAATTTCCTTCTTTGCTGAAAATTGCTACTAGAATGTAGAGACACAAATGTTTGAAGCTTTAAAAGCAAAAAATTGTCGAAGACGTCCATTTGACTTGTGCAACATGGTTGGAATTTGTTTATGTTTCTAGTTACGTGTTATTGTTTTACCCATAGATACGTATATATTTTATGGTATCTATTTTTGTGACTTAGTTACCAAAGTTCCCTACTAATTTCAATAGCGTATGAAGGCTTATACGTTGTAGTAAGTCAGACTGAATACCAGAAAATAGCAACCTTTTTATTAGTGAAACGAATGCTTGAGATTGCAGTCATGTTATAACTCAATCTTCGGCAATTCTGTAAGAGTAGGAAGGAGAAGGGCATGACAATATACACCGATGATTTGGTGACTTCCATGACAAATCATGCGGCCACCACAATAGATAATTGACAAGATCTGTTTTTCTTCTTATATACTAGTGTGCAGCATAAATTTTAAGTTGTGATAGAATGAAAAAGCTGAAAGTAAACTAGAATGTTATGTTAGGCTTTGGAAATTTGTTGAATTGCAACTTGTTGGTCAagtttaattgctttcctttCAGAAAATTTCCTGCATATGTTTCGAAATTCCTAATCCCTTGAACCTAAATAAATCTTAACACTTGTAGTTTATTTGATCATGATGAATGTCCACTGCTTTGTTCTAATACACATAAATTGTTCAGCAAGCTATTATGCTTGAAATAAGCTAGCCTGTCTGTTAACATATTGGGTTTTAAAGGCTTCATCTCATTAGGTATTGAAGTTGTAGATCATCATCTTTATACCCTTGCACATGATGTATAATACTCCAATTGAAAGATCTGACTTTTTAAATTACCATAACTTCCCATTATTGCTGAATCCTTTGTTTGCTCAAATTGTTTGACTTTATTCACCCCTTCATGCACTTGATTGAATTCCTATTACTCTATAATCTAAAGTAAATGAACGAGTGCTAATGGGTTGATCATTTCAGCGACTTGGCCGTGGAGGTAGAGTGCAAGCTGGAGTTTGTTCATGGAGTGCTAATGGCTTATTGCAGGTATTACCAGGTTACCATGTACTGAGTTGCtcattttttcttcttataaAGTAATATTCAACGAGTATATGGCTTATTGCAGGTTTTTCCGTGCACTGGGCTAGGTTCTGTCATTGTCCAACAAAGCAGTGGTGTATACAACTGTTCTCCTAAAACCCAGGGCCATCATGTGAGTTTCTCTTGTAACATTGCCCGTTTATATGTCCGTTTATATGTCGTCTTTTTTGGTCGAATCGTGTTACATAGGAAAACTTTGGTCGAATTATACGTCGAATTGTCTCGATTCACGATTATCCCGGATCAGTTCTGGTTAGGTATTAAGGTGTAACATAGTATATGATCAAAGGTCATAGAAATTTTTTTCCCCAGGGTTGGTTACTTTAGTTAACTGAATATTTAGTCTTTCTGTCATACTTGGGATTGGGCTCGGTCAACTAACCTGGAAAGATgtttattttttggtagttcaagtATATCTAAAAGTAAAGTGGGCTATCTATCAACTTGGGCCAGCTACAAAAATAATTAGTGGATAATTCAAGTCAGGATTAATGCAGCAACTGGCTTGAAACCTGTTAAGCCCAACTCTCTCCGGAATTTTAAAAGGAAACCAAGTTTTTCCAGGTAACTATTGTGTTAACCGTTAATTTGATCAATGTAATTTGGAATAGCATTTCTTGATTGAATATTCGCGTAAATTGTTAGTAGGTTAACTGTTATTTCTTACATAATCCCTATACTAGGATGGTTAGAAACAAAATAACACCATTATAAATCTCCTGTACATGAGGAAGACTACACGACACATCGAATTAGATAGATTGAGGTTGTTATGCAACCATTTCTCTTAATTTTGGCTCTTTcaaaaaaatgtaaaacatacaaTTGTAAAGACAGACTGATAGAAAAAACACTAGGAATTAACCATTGTCATAACAGTTCTAGGGAttccattaacaaaaaaaaaacataattaacatCAATCGGAATACTAAACAAAGAGTTTCAACCAAGTTCCACAATACATGTAGTCGGAGTATATCTAAATGTCAATTATTTCTAGACAGGAAACATCCCTGCAAAATACTTGAGTGTAGACCTTACTGTGATCGGGTGTGGCGTTTCTGGGTATCGCCATGCTCTCCTCACCAATAGATTTCTAGTGCCATGTTCGATGTCATATTCTGTCAACACAAGCTCTCTGTACCTGTAATTGACGAGTAACTCTCTTTCCTTTGAATTGTTCACCAACAAAAGTAGGTTATCATCCACGAATAGTATTGGATTTTCTCTGATGCTTCGACTCGCAAACCTGCAGTACTGCTCTAATATTTTGTTTCCATCCGCGTCTTCATTCAAGTGCCAAATTGCTGCGACATACCCAAATTCGTTGTGTGTATGAGCGAGGAGTGCAAGTTTTTCCTTGTGGGTTAGTAAATTGTGAACGGTATATATTGCACCTACAGGGATAGACACCTCGCTAAATGATTCATCTTCTACACTGTAACATAAAACAGACTTGGGTGTAGCATAGCTATCTCCTGTACCAGTTATCCAATACGCGTGACCATTATTAAAAACAGAGTTAGGGTCAATTTTTTCTACACCAGGGAGACAATCAACGCAGTGAAACCATGTAGAACGCCTTGAACAATATCTAGAGAAAAAAACGTAGGCATCAGCTATGTCCCTTTTGCACATATGTATGACTGTGTATGCATCTGAGTTTGGAACATGACCGAAACCATATACTGGGAAAAACGATCTACCGTGGTCCTTGTGGGGGTCAGAAATTTCTCTAGAGCATTGTGTTGTCGGATTCCATACCAAAAGTCTTGTGTCGTCTTGTTCACGGGAGAACTTGAAACATATGTTCCCGTTTAACACTCCCAGAATGCGGAACCACCCATGGATGCCAACTCCGAAAGGATGCTGAACATTCACTTCTTCTCCAGAAGCAGCATTCACTATATACAGTGAATCTGAACCCATTAACAGTAGTGAGTATCCAACATGAAACAAAACATGTTGATCTAACACTTTCTGCCTTCGCATGTGGTGTATGCATGTCTCTGGTTGGCGTAGCTGTCGGTGCCAGAATTTATTCAAGCACATACATCTCCCTACAGCTTTGGCACTACTACGCAGGAAGATTTCTTGTAGCAGTTCATCCGGAATAATCGGCAAGGAAAGTTGGAATTTAGCCATTTTACTAGACGCGCGTTTCGTAATCTTGGTTTTCGGTTGTGTTTACTTTGTAGTTTTTGAATTGTTGAAGTCTGTTGCTCTCTTTTAAGTAATGTTAGTCTAACTTATTAATTGTGTGAGATGCAGCATCCAACGAGAATTGATGAGGCAGAATATTGTATTTACCGGTGTTATCCTAACCTGTTTGAACTAGGTGTTTAGTACCATTAAATTTGACTCGTCTTCCCAAGTTTTTGCCTACCCTAGTAAATAAATTCAGTTGGAATTCCAACATACTCCAATATTATCTTtgatttttcgtttttctagttTGAAATTAGAAGCAGCCGCAAATATTCCCTATTAAGTTTTAATTTGCTGATATACTCACTATTCTGGATACTTGATTTCCAATTTTGTTTGCCTTATCACAACATTACAACCCCTCATCCTAAAGAAAACCATGTTACTCCCAAATTAATCATTTCCACAGATTCAGCATTAAGTAATTCCAATACCTAATTAGGATGTTACCAGCAACCATTGCGACACCATCATCCATGCAGCCACAGGTAAACAACATTCAAGTTTTCCACACGATAAAAAAGTCGTTGTCACCAAATTTTCTTACAAATAATGACCGGAATAAAAAAATCCATAGATTTTGTGAGACTTGTATGAGACTTGATCAAAAATAAACCCATAGATGTATATAAATTATCAAAATAACGAAGTCCAACACCATAATCAGAAAATCAAAGCTATTACACAGAATACTAATGGAAGATTTCCACAAAAGTCAACATGTACATACAGACATGGCTACCGAAACACTACTACAAAACATTATTTCACCAATAAACCTTAAACAAATTAATAATTCTTCTTTTGTCCTACGATGATGGTACTATCTGGTCCACAGACGAGTCGGAAGAGTCAGATGGCGAATTTCTACCATACCTCCTACTAGGTCCTGCATTTGCCCTACTATTAGGTACTGCCGCTGCACCTCCCCCCTGTTGACGGCAGTTGAACCTGCAGTAATTTTGGAAAATTTATTATACAACAATGAATATAATAAAGTATGTAGACTTACTTTCCTAAGTAAACAAGTTATTGTTACCTTGACTCGTGAGAACGCGGTGGTGAACCTTCTTGCCTCCGATGCTGCCCGCGTAATAACCTTTCGGTTTCAAATGCAGCCACCTGTTCATCCTTGTTGAAGTGTACGTTGCATCTGTCCGCCAGCCAGTGTTTGATTTGGTCCGGCAATACGTTGGAGGCATATATCTCATCAACGGCTCTGGGCATTTCTACCGAACGAGTATGGTCCCATGCAAGCATGTGGAAGATACCCCAACCTACGTAACTGAGTTC is drawn from Arachis hypogaea cultivar Tifrunner chromosome 12, arahy.Tifrunner.gnm2.J5K5, whole genome shotgun sequence and contains these coding sequences:
- the LOC140176875 gene encoding F-box/kelch-repeat protein At3g06240-like, whose amino-acid sequence is MAKFQLSLPIIPDELLQEIFLRSSAKAVGRCMCLNKFWHRQLRQPETCIHHMRRQKVLDQHVLFHVGYSLLLMGSDSLYIVNAASGEEVNVQHPFGVGIHGWFRILGVLNGNICFKFSREQDDTRLLVWNPTTQCSREISDPHKDHGRSFFPVYGFGHVPNSDAYTVIHMCKRDIADAYVFFSRYCSRRSTWFHCVDCLPGVEKIDPNSVFNNGHAYWITGTGDSYATPKSVLCYSVEDESFSEVSIPVGAIYTVHNLLTHKEKLALLAHTHNEFGYVAAIWHLNEDADGNKILEQYCRFASRSIRENPILFVDDNLLLLVNNSKERELLVNYRYRELVLTEYDIEHGTRNLLVRRAWRYPETPHPITVRSTLKYFAGMFPV